In Arachis hypogaea cultivar Tifrunner chromosome 17, arahy.Tifrunner.gnm2.J5K5, whole genome shotgun sequence, a single window of DNA contains:
- the LOC112766645 gene encoding probable carboxylesterase 2 codes for MDSPSNPEISMEVPPYLRIHSDGTVERLAGTQVAPPGLDLETNVLSKDILIQPQTSVTARLYRPNNTNHNHTKLPLLIYFHGGAFCISSPADPLYHNSLNRLVSEANVVALSVNYRLAPEHPLPAAYHDSWDAIQWAASHSFEGHETWLKENVDFDRVFLAGDSAGANIAHFMAIKLHHSSGSSNMKFFKIPGLIMIHPYFWGKEPIGVEATDPERKKMVDKWWELVCPSEKGNDDPLINPFVEEAPGFESVVCNNVLVIVAERDILKERGKLYHKTLVNNSAWKGKAELYEAEGEDHDFHIFNPDSDNAKSLLKRIAAFINNQD; via the coding sequence ATGGATTCACCGAGCAACCCTGAAATCTCAATGGAGGTGCCCCCTTACCTAAGAATCCACAGTGACGGTACAGTTGAGAGACTCGCCGGCACACAAGTAGCCCCTCCAGGCCTCGATCTCGAAACCAACGTTCTCTCCAAAGACATCCTCATCCAACCACAAACCTCCGTCACTGCCAGGCTTTACCGTCCCAACAACACTAATCACAATCACACCAAGCTCCCTTTACTCATCTACTTCCATGGCGGAGCCTTCTGCATCTCTTCACCCGCAGATCCTCTCTACCACAACTCCCTCAACCGCCTAGTCTCTGAAGCCAACGTGGTCGCCCTCTCCGTCAACTACAGGCTGGCGCCGGAGCACCCACTTCCCGCCGCCTACCATGATTCTTGGGATGCCATCCAATGGGCTGCTTCTCATTCTTTCGAAGGCCACGAAACATGGCTCAAGGAAAACGTTGACTTTGACCGCGTGTTCTTGGCAGGTGATAGCGCAGGTGCCAACATCGCACACTTCATGGCTATAAAGTTGCATCATTCTTCGGGTAGCAGCAACATGAAATTCTTCAAGATCCCCGGCCTCATCATGATCCATCCTTATTTCTGGGGGAAGGAACCCATTGGTGTGGAAGCTACTGATCCAGAGAGGAAGAAGATGGTGGATAAGTGGTGGGAATTGGTGTGCCCTTCTGAGAAAGGGAACGATGACCCGTTGATCAACCCGTTTGTGGAGGAAGCTCCTGGTTTTGAAAGCGTGGTTTGCAACAACGTGCTTGTGATTGTTGCAGAGAGAGATATATTGAAAGAGAGAGGGAAGCTTTACCATAAGACTCTGGTCAATAACAGCGCTTGGAAAGGAAAAGCTGAGTTATATGAGGCAGAAGGAGAGGATCATGACTTTCACATCTTCAACCCTGATTCTGATAATGCTAAGAGCTTGCTTAAACGCATCGCTGCTTTCATTAATAATCAAGATTGA